Part of the Primulina huaijiensis isolate GDHJ02 chromosome 15, ASM1229523v2, whole genome shotgun sequence genome is shown below.
ATAATTTAGATATCGCATGAACCAATGTTTTGACTACGTGCCCGCGctcatatattttttcttgacCTATAATGTTGCATGGAATGTTCACGAGGAGAATCCAAATTGACACACAACAGGTCATTCAAGAACATGTTAGTATGTTGGCCTAAACTATGTTATATTGTATGTACACGATACACAGCAAAATTAACGTAAAAGAAGATTATTTAAAAGTTGCTGGAATTAAGACTTGttaatacaaattttttatgttacaAGCTATCAATTAATCTTCACCTACCCGTGTTTAAAGAGCTGGAAGACGTTTCCCCTACAGAAAATGAGTTATGTACTGCATTGGTGATAATACTATCGCTTAACCCTAAAGCCAATAATCTTGATGTAATTTCTTCACTTCTCCTCGAACCAATTGAGCTCAATTGATCCAACAGTGGCAGCAATTCTTCTCCATTCAGATACTTCATTACTTGCCTCATATTAGgccttttttcttcttttgggTGAGAGCACAAAAGGCCAAGTCCCAACACTATTTCCATCTCTTCAGCTACATAATCTGACTTCAAATTGACATCAACTGCATCAAATATGCTGTTTACTTGCATACACTCTACCACCCAGTCCGCCAATATGATGTCGCGGTCCATCTCACAAACTATAGGTGCCCTCCCACATGCCAACTCTAGGAGCAAAATCCCAAATGCAAAAATATCTGTTCTTGTTGAGGCCTTGCCAGTTCGAGTCAGTTCTGGTGCGATGTAACCTATCGTTCCCACCACATTTGTCGTGTGAGAGATTTTCCCGTGGTCATAAAATCTAGCTAGTCCAAAATCTCCTAGTCTCGGATTCATATTACCATCTATTAGAATGTTACTCGACTTCACATCCCGGTGTATGACGATTTTTTCCCACTCCTCATGTAGGTACAACAACCCAGATGCAATTCCTTTGACGATATTAAATCTTTTTTCCCAATCCAAAAAATTCGTGCTGACATTTTCGGATTTGTACAATAAGGAATCAAGACTTCCATTTGGGACATAGTCGTAAACTAGGAGGAGATCCTTTTTATGCTTACACCATCCCTGAAGATTCACCAGATTCTTGTGCCTCAATCTTCCAAGACTCTCAATTTCTGCAGCAAATTCCCTTATCCCCTGAATTGAATTGTTAGACATGATCTTTTTTACTGCAATTTCAGTCCCATTTGTTGGTAAAACACCTTTGTACACAGCTCCAAATCCTCCAATTCCAATAATTTCACTTTCTTTAAACCCTTTCGTTGCCTTGTAAAGATCCCAGTATCGGAATCTACGAGGGCAATCCAATTCCCATTCCTCCAAATGTTCCAACTTCATCATTCTCCTATACAAAAATATGCTTCCCAAAGCCATTAGCAAGAATAGAAGCAGCACAGAAAAGGTTACAATAAGTACTTTTCTCGCCTTAGCATTATTTCTAGGGGATTTTTCAATAGGCTTGACAGGAAGCTCATCAAGATTCAGTGGATCGGCCATCCCATTAAGCTTGAAGCTCCATCCCAGGATATAGTGCGAGCTAACTTTTTCTCCAGTGGCTGCC
Proteins encoded:
- the LOC140960384 gene encoding probable L-type lectin-domain containing receptor kinase VI.1 yields the protein MARSFSFLIIILFILFNFFFISQSLNFTYNGFNSSSLLQDGSSLIEPNGALRLTENKRNVIGHAFYPTPIPIFNNSPNASSFSTYFVFQIIPSSANRGGFGLAFVLAPSPRFPDPEPGHYLGIFNSRNDGSPSNHVFLVEFDTMNGHEENSDTEGNHVGINVNGMKSMATDSATFAFNGTRENKEIMMESGMPIQAWIEYDGHRKILNVTLSPLLNPKPATPLMSENLDLSNYLRSSMYAGFSAATGEKVSSHYILGWSFKLNGMADPLNLDELPVKPIEKSPRNNAKARKVLIVTFSVLLLFLLMALGSIFLYRRMMKLEHLEEWELDCPRRFRYWDLYKATKGFKESEIIGIGGFGAVYKGVLPTNGTEIAVKKIMSNNSIQGIREFAAEIESLGRLRHKNLVNLQGWCKHKKDLLLVYDYVPNGSLDSLLYKSENVSTNFLDWEKRFNIVKGIASGLLYLHEEWEKIVIHRDVKSSNILIDGNMNPRLGDFGLARFYDHGKISHTTNVVGTIGYIAPELTRTGKASTRTDIFAFGILLLELACGRAPIVCEMDRDIILADWVVECMQVNSIFDAVDVNLKSDYVAEEMEIVLGLGLLCSHPKEEKRPNMRQVMKYLNGEELLPLLDQLSSIGSRRSEEITSRLLALGLSDSIITNAVHNSFSVGETSSSSLNTGR